One part of the Raphanus sativus cultivar WK10039 chromosome 7, ASM80110v3, whole genome shotgun sequence genome encodes these proteins:
- the LOC130498050 gene encoding uncharacterized protein LOC130498050 gives MALFNPVADLKPFKTMWRVRVSIVRLWKQYSVAGGLTIEMVVIDPNGDKIHASVKKELVNQFDQLLEQGRTITLTNFSVNHSVDLPGRLNGFTPVGFRQVLDGSLNPDFLIDLIGHVVEVSHVEMISVNGKDTIIKRYKLHLVVFDNTGTSKFILFDHLARKLLNQPCIELTGPLAEKDPYLLPLALLNLIGKTYLFKIEILRENFIYKHDTFKVNKIMTDLDVISEFVSPNPLKGSLMLMSEGSSQQRDPSDLTPAKRRGGPDVNLDEEPYLNSVTKSGITTRIKKEKHDKSG, from the exons ATGGCATTGTTTAATCCCGTTGCCGACCTAAAGCCATTTAAGACCATGTGGAGAGTAAGGGTGAGTATTGTCCGCTTATGGAAACAATACTCTGTTGCCGGAGGCCTCACCATTGAAATGGTGGTTATTGACCCCAAT GGGGATAAGATTCATGCAAGTGTGAAGAAGGAGTTGGTCAACCAGTTCGATCAGTTGCTTGAACAAGGGAGAACAATCACTTTAACCAATTTCTCCGTCAATCATT CTGTGGATTTGCCTGGACGTTTGAATGGATTCACACCTGTTGGTTTCCGTCAAGTTCTCGATGGAAGTCTCAACCCTGACTTCCTGATTG ACCTGATCGGACATGTTGTTGAAGTAAGTCATGTTGAGATGATTTCTGTAAATGGAAAAGATACTATCATCAAGCG GTATAAGTTGCACTTGGTTGTATTTGACAATACTGGAACTTCGAAGTTTATCTTATTTGACCATCTTGCTCGGAAGTTACTTAATCAACCTTGCATAGAGCTGACAGGTCCCCTTGCCGAGAAG GACCCGTATTTGCTGCCTTTGGCTCTCTTAAACCTAATTGGTAAGACATATTTGTTCAAGATTGAAATTTTAAGAGAAAATTTCATTTACAAGCATGACACCTTCAAAGTCAACAAGATAATGACGGATCTTGATGTCATCTCTGAGTTTGTCTCACCAAATCCCCTAAAG GGATCCTTAATGCTAATGAGCGAAGGTTCGTCGCAGCAACGTGATCCAAGTGATCTAACCCCAGCTAAACGTAGAGGAGGACCTGATGTGAATTTGGATGAAGAACCCTATTTGAACTCTGTTACGAAATCAGGCATCACTACTCGGATCAAGAAGGAAAAGCATGACAAAAGTGGCTAG
- the LOC108817967 gene encoding non-functional pseudokinase ZED1 → MWKNTKKKKTKIKSDLKNGGILLAELIASFDGKTNPIRCFSSDQILKATNNFSETLIISSWGYFTWYRGVIEERPVSIKKWSNQNLSTFTEAYRDISVSSQMSRHKNSLKLLGCCLELELPSLVCEFAEHGPLNRDGGLSSGEPLPWRVRLKIAKEIASSVAYLHTAFPETIIHRNINPTNIFVDENWNAKLSDFWFCVAIPEGELYVEDDVKGVIGFVDPDYYWTMKVTEKVDVYSFGVVMLVLLSGRAAVFDGPGEAPMSLNDHVSEVMERGGFEEVVDKEVWRVSDGGELVGRKLQVEAFLRLALRCVRYKKEDPVSGMIEVAKELKLIEKLS, encoded by the coding sequence ATGTGGAAGaacacgaagaagaagaagacgaaaatCAAATCCGATCTGAAGAACGGAGGCATCCTACTGGCGGAGCTAATCGCATCCTTCGACGGAAAAACCAACCCGATCCGCTGCTTCTCCTCCGACCAAATCCTCAAAGCGACCAACAACTTCTCCGAAACCCTAATAATCTCCAGCTGGGGATACTTCACTTGGTACAGAGGCGTGATCGAAGAAAGACCAGTCTCAATCAAGAAATGGTCCAACCAAAACCTCTCCACCTTCACCGAAGCCTACCGCGACATCTCCGTATCCTCCCAGATGAGCCGTCACAAGAACTCCCTCAAGCTTCTCGGCTGCTGCTTGGAGCTCGAGCTCCCGTCTCTGGTCTGCGAGTTCGCGGAGCACGGTCCTCTCAACAGAGACGGCGGCCTCTCGAGCGGCGAGCCTCTACCGTGGAGAGTGAGGTTGAAGATCGCCAAGGAGATCGCGAGCTCCGTGGCGTATCTCCACACGGCGTTTCCGGAGACTATAATCCATCGGAATATAAACCCGACGAATATTTTTGTGGACGAGAATTGGAATGCGAAGCTTTCTGATTTCTGGTTTTGTGTTGCGATTCCGGAAGGGGAGTTGTATGTGGAGGACGATGTGAAAGGTGTGATTGGGTTTGTTGATCCGGATTATTACTGGACGATGAAGGTTACGGAGAAGGTTGATGTTTATAGCTTTGGTGTTGTGATGTTGGTTTTGTTGTCTGGAAGAGCTGCTGTGTTTGACGGACCGGGGGAGGCGCCTATGTCGCTTAATGATCATGTGTCTGAGGTTATGGAGAGAGGTGGGTTTGAAGAGGTTGTTGATAAAGAGGTGTGGAGGGTTTCGGATGGGGGTGAATTGGTTGGGAGGAAGTTGCAGGTTGAAGCGTTTCTTAGGTTAgcgttgaggtgtgtaaggtaTAAGAAAGAGGATCCTGTGAGTGGTATGATCGAGGTTGCTAAAGAGCTCAAGTTGATTGAGAAACTCTCTTGA
- the LOC108817966 gene encoding non-functional pseudokinase ZRK6, with protein MNWLRTNRIGGAKTRQRNVKENGEVVLKELIECCDGKCNPIKSFPSDQIIKATDNFSQSNRASRIDVYYRCYKGILDDRPVLIKKGKYTLDIKEICRDIAISSMVSGHKNFLKLLGCCLEFTPPVLVFEYAEIITLGPLAAPNPRNMRRIKIAREVASALSYLHTAFSRAFIHSSLDPFTVFLDGNGIAKLGNFCNCVSIPEGEEFVHDDALKKYHEFRTITLKQTHELGVCYLPVIDPEYKTTGKVTTKTDMHSFGAFMLALVQVKEVDDELSMSSDMLRALAELFIKPKDDGCFPLHHHVSKILRKFGYAEVMDSDTSRDVSYVAASPMKEFFRLALRCIGCNLGDPLSSMIQVTKELRAIEKSAYGHHR; from the coding sequence ATGAATTGGTTGAGAACAAACCGAATTGGGGGAGCCAAGACAAGGCAGAGGAACGTCAAAGAGAATGGAGAGGTTGTTCTAAAGGAGCTCATTGAGTGTTGTGATGGAAAATGTAATCCTATCAAGAGCTTCCCTTCTGATCAGATTATCAAAGCAACAGATAACTTCTCCCAAAGTAACCGTGCTTCCAGGATTGATGTATACTACCGTTGCTATAAAGGTATCCTCGATGACCGTCCTGTGCTCATCAAGAAAGGTAAATACACACTTGATATTAAAGAGATTTGTCGAGACATAGCGATATCGTCGATGGTGAGTGGTCATAAGAACTTCCTTAAGTTGTTGGGATGCTGTCTGGAGTTCACTcctcctgtcttagtttttgagTATGCAGAGATTATAACTCTTGGTCCACTAGCTGCACCGAACCCGAGAAACATGAGGAGGATAAAGATAGCAAGAGAGGTCGCGAGCGCTTTGAGTTACCTTCACACCGCATTCTCAAGGGCTTTCATCCACTCGAGTCTAGATCCTTTCACCGTCTTCTTAGATGGAAATGGAATCGCAAAGCTTGGGAATTTCTGCAACTGTGTCTCTATTCCCGAAGGAGAGGAGTTTGTTCATGATGATGCATTGAAGAAGTACCATGAGTTTAGGACCATTACCTTAAAGCAAACACATGAACTTGGTGTGTGTTACTTACCGGTCATTGATCCTGAATACAAGACAACTGGTAAGGTCACCACAAAGACGGATATGCACAGCTTCGGAGCGTTCATGCTGGCTCTTGTGCAGGTAAAGGAAGTCGATGATGAGCTATCTATGTCTTCAGATATGCTGAGAGCATTGGCTGAGCTATTCATTAAACCTAAAGATGATGGTTGTTTCCCGCTTCATCATCATGTTTCTAAGATACTGAGGAAGTTTGGGTATGCGGAGGTTATGGATTCAGATACCAGTAGAGACGTGAGCTATGTAGCTGCTTCGCCGATGAAAGAGTTTTTTAGATTAGCGTTGAGATGCATAGGATGCAACTTAGGAGACCCGTTGTCTAGCATGATTCAAGTGACTAAAGAGCTCAGAGCCATTGAGAAATCTGCATATGGACATCACAGATGA